Genomic DNA from Acidobacteriota bacterium:
CCGAGACCGACCCGCGCGTCTTCGGAAAACTCTCGTGGCAGGCGAGCCCGAAGAGCACCGTCCAGGCGTGGCTCGAGTGGGCGCACACTAAGGTCACGGGAAGCAACGGCGACGCCTTCACCCCCCTTGCGGCCACCACGGGAGAGGATGACCCGGAGGTGATCTGGAACCTCTCGTGGAAGCGCGTCGTCTCCGACTCGACGATTCTCAACGTCGCGTGGGCCGGGTTCTCGGGGAAGCACGACTTCAACCCGGCGAGCGGCTTTTCAATCCCCGGCCGATTCAACGTGAAGACCGAGATCTCCTCGGGAAACGCCGAGCGCTTCGAGCTCCTGGATCGCGTCCGAAACCAGGTCAACGTCTCGCTCAGCCATCACGCCTCCGAATTCATCAAGGGAGATCACGACTTCAAGATCGGCGCGGAGATCGAGCGCTCGACGCTTCACAACAGATCCGGCTTCCCGGGGAACGCCTTCTTCCAGGACAACTCGGGGCCCGAGATCGACCCGAGCACCGGGATGAGTGACGCCTTCACACAGGTGCAGACGGGGGGCGCCTTCGAGGCCCACGCGCGGAACGATCGCATCTCCCTCTACGCCCAGGACTCCTGGACGATCACACCGCGCGTGACGCTCAATCCCGGCGTCCGCCTCGACGTGAACCGGGGGACCGTCGCGGGAAGCACCGTCTTCTCGACGAGCCCCGTCGCCCCGCGGCTCGGCGTCGCCTGGGATCTCGCGGGAGACGGGCGCACGATCCTCAAGGCGCACTACGGGCGCTACTATGAGGCCCTGTACATGGACTTCTACGAGGACATGGACCCCGGCGCCTTCTCCCCGCTCACGACGGAGAAGATCTTCGACACGAGCGGGTTCGTGGAGCCCGTCTCCATGATTCCCGGCCAGAAGTTCGCGATGGACCCAGGGCTCCGCCAGCCCTACCTCGACCAGTTCATCGCCGGGTTCGAGAAGGCCGTCGGCCACGGCATCGTCCTCAGCGGCACGCTCGTCCGCCGGGAGAACAAGGACCTGATCGAGACGGTCAGCCGCGACGGACAGTTCGTGAAGATCCGCGGCCAGGTCCCGGGGACGGGGCAGCGCGTCACGATGTACGACTACTTGAATCCGGGAACGGACGTCCTCATCTACACGAACCCTCCCGAGCTTCACCGGAGCTACCGCGCGATGATCCTCACCGCGACCCGGCGCATGAGGGGCAACTGGCAGCTCGCCGCCTCGTACGTCCTCTCGAGCGCCCGCGGCAACACCGACAACCTGGGCGCGATGGGGACCGACTCGAAGGGAACCGGCGCGAACTCCCCCGACTTCTACGGGCACTTCCTGGACACGCCCAACTCCCTCGTGAACGCGAACGGGCGCCTGACGCACGACCAGAAATACCAGGCGAAGCTGCAG
This window encodes:
- a CDS encoding TonB-dependent receptor yields the protein ETDPRVFGKLSWQASPKSTVQAWLEWAHTKVTGSNGDAFTPLAATTGEDDPEVIWNLSWKRVVSDSTILNVAWAGFSGKHDFNPASGFSIPGRFNVKTEISSGNAERFELLDRVRNQVNVSLSHHASEFIKGDHDFKIGAEIERSTLHNRSGFPGNAFFQDNSGPEIDPSTGMSDAFTQVQTGGAFEAHARNDRISLYAQDSWTITPRVTLNPGVRLDVNRGTVAGSTVFSTSPVAPRLGVAWDLAGDGRTILKAHYGRYYEALYMDFYEDMDPGAFSPLTTEKIFDTSGFVEPVSMIPGQKFAMDPGLRQPYLDQFIAGFEKAVGHGIVLSGTLVRRENKDLIETVSRDGQFVKIRGQVPGTGQRVTMYDYLNPGTDVLIYTNPPELHRSYRAMILTATRRMRGNWQLAASYVLSSARGNTDNLGAMGTDSKGTGANSPDFYGHFLDTPNSLVNANGRLTHDQKYQAKLQATRVFPSLHLSVSAGYTYHSGDTWTPRTDCLLTDDGNGVIGDGILGCHSFPQGTVLYFAEPRGSRRLPARNELDLHVEWTRDAKGDAGLRVYGDVFNANNQGRATEAETFVGPDLGKPGTLSFPRSLRLGLGYAW